From Camelina sativa cultivar DH55 chromosome 5, Cs, whole genome shotgun sequence:
GTATTGGTTGTGTCCTTCTGCGACAAGGATACTCTGGGATATCAACTCCAGCCTGAATACATAACTCAACAAGTGCCGGGATCCTCTCATAGTCAAACCGAGTTTCATGCTTAATGCGTCTCCCAAAAGGATCATACATATGATACGACTCAACAGGAATAATAACATCATTGATGGTACCTCTAACCCATGAATGAGAACCACGCCGCTGTGAATTTGTAGGACCATTGCAATCCTTAATATTGTGACCAGAACAAGCCACATGAACCGCCCCACATTCACTGCAAGCAAATACAGGAACAACATGTAGAAGCTGTGCTAAACCCTTGATCAACAACTTCCAATTATCAATCACTTGAGAAGCCACGGGAACAAGATTAGGAACTAGCAACCCATTTTTGGGAGGATCTAACTGTTTCTCTATACCCATCTGAGCAAGTTTTTTATCTTTCCTAGCTTCTTCCTGAATTTGCTTAAAAGGAACAGGATAAggctttttcttgttttttggtaACATAGGAGGAAGATCAACGTTCTGCGTAAATACATTGCGTTTCTTGAAACTTGTGTGGTGTATAGGCGGCTTCTGATTGATACAAACAAAAGTTCCTAACCTCATCCAACACTCCCTTTTAGGGATTGAACGAGGaat
This genomic window contains:
- the LOC104786556 gene encoding APO protein 1, chloroplastic-like, translated to MLLVSPACRGVYLQTVDPPKPIDLSARGSYASCFQIPRSIPKRECWMRLGTFVCINQKPPIHHTSFKKRNVFTQNVDLPPMLPKNKKKPYPVPFKQIQEEARKDKKLAQMGIEKQLDPPKNGLLVPNLVPVASQVIDNWKLLIKGLAQLLHVVPVFACSECGAVHVACSGHNIKDCNGPTNSQRRGSHSWVRGTINDVIIPVESYHMYDPFGRRIKHETRFDYERIPALVELCIQAGVDIPEYPCRRRTQPIRMMGKRVIERGGYVREPDKPQTSSPLAELDTLGACERYPPPIPEDIPRIAQETMDAYEKVRLGVTKLMRKFTVKACGYCSEVHVGPWGHSVKLCGEFKHQWRDGKHGWQDALVDEVFPPNYVWHVRDLNGNPLTGSLRRFYGKAPALVEICMHSGARVPQRYKAMMRLDIIVPDSQEADMVA